One window of Sphingobium sp. TKS genomic DNA carries:
- a CDS encoding HIRAN domain-containing protein produces the protein MPQELSLAVVGALYPNNDGSNRQFEIRMLNPGDAISLLPEPANRLDSSAVAVFSFRGFQIGYLSAERCGWIGAKIQQGQDVRAIFQAPTNDGAIIRVHLDGGTPTLPPPPPESVLSVDALYAQQADLASGFWPDYLPPDD, from the coding sequence GTCTTGCCGTTGTCGGAGCGTTATACCCCAACAACGATGGCTCGAACCGGCAGTTCGAAATCCGGATGCTCAATCCGGGCGATGCGATTTCGCTCCTTCCCGAACCCGCCAACAGATTAGACAGCAGCGCCGTCGCCGTCTTCTCCTTCCGCGGATTTCAGATCGGCTATCTGTCCGCTGAACGCTGTGGCTGGATTGGCGCGAAAATCCAGCAAGGACAGGATGTCCGCGCCATCTTCCAGGCACCGACCAACGATGGCGCGATCATCCGGGTCCATCTCGATGGCGGCACCCCTACCCTGCCGCCGCCCCCACCTGAGTCGGTGCTTTCGGTCGATGCGCTCTATGCGCAGCAAGCCGATCTCGCATCAGGCTTCTGGCCCGATTATCTGCCGCCCGATGATTGA
- a CDS encoding HU family DNA-binding protein encodes MNNSAIAEAIASEHGLTKTDARTYVDAVFTAIADAAANGNEVSLNGFGKFKVKDSPAREGRNPANGETIQIAASKKLTFTPAKAVKDQLNG; translated from the coding sequence ATGAACAATAGCGCAATCGCCGAAGCCATTGCTAGCGAGCATGGCCTCACCAAGACCGACGCCCGTACCTATGTCGATGCGGTGTTCACCGCTATCGCCGACGCCGCCGCCAATGGCAACGAAGTGAGCCTGAACGGCTTCGGGAAATTCAAGGTCAAGGACAGCCCGGCTCGTGAAGGCCGCAATCCGGCCAACGGGGAAACCATCCAGATCGCCGCGTCCAAGAAGCTGACCTTCACGCCTGCCAAGGCGGTCAAAGATCAGTTGAACGGCTGA
- a CDS encoding nucleotidyl transferase AbiEii/AbiGii toxin family protein — translation MNQEPQSATDYDDRTSNAVRSVLVEIGQTLGSYRGKFAVIGGAVPWLLLEESDMKHVGTADIDLSLDAEALAADDQYVGLVEALREQGYAHVEDLKNFQMERTFDPGDGGAPITIVIDFLRPYDAVIEKNRPALTADFATQRAFGADLATRFYEMVALEGAMPGGGVNKVMIAVASIPALLAMKGHALDGRNKPKDGYDIYYSVRNYPDGIEALAEACKPLLHEQSAVDGYFKIAGKFRRPDDFGPTSVRRFVENSDILDDRSPDEWQQDAFGQVVAWLKAIGFDPQAG, via the coding sequence ATGAATCAGGAACCGCAGTCAGCCACCGACTATGATGATCGTACCAGTAACGCCGTTCGTTCGGTGTTGGTGGAAATCGGCCAAACTCTTGGTAGCTATCGGGGCAAGTTTGCCGTGATCGGTGGCGCTGTCCCTTGGTTGCTGCTTGAAGAAAGCGATATGAAGCATGTCGGGACGGCTGATATCGACCTCAGCCTTGATGCTGAGGCGCTTGCTGCGGATGATCAATATGTCGGATTGGTAGAAGCGCTTCGGGAACAGGGTTATGCCCATGTTGAAGATCTGAAGAATTTCCAGATGGAGCGGACTTTCGATCCGGGCGATGGCGGTGCCCCGATCACGATCGTCATCGATTTCTTGCGTCCTTATGACGCTGTCATCGAAAAGAATCGGCCTGCACTCACAGCGGACTTTGCCACCCAACGGGCGTTTGGAGCAGATCTCGCCACACGCTTTTATGAAATGGTAGCGCTCGAGGGAGCGATGCCTGGCGGTGGCGTCAACAAAGTGATGATCGCCGTTGCATCCATACCTGCGTTGTTGGCGATGAAAGGCCACGCCCTTGATGGCCGGAATAAGCCCAAGGACGGATACGACATTTATTATTCGGTTCGAAATTATCCGGACGGTATCGAGGCGCTGGCGGAAGCCTGCAAGCCGCTCCTCCACGAGCAGAGCGCAGTAGACGGCTATTTTAAAATCGCAGGTAAATTCCGCCGACCGGATGATTTCGGGCCCACCAGCGTCCGCCGTTTCGTTGAAAACTCTGATATCCTCGATGATCGCAGCCCAGACGAGTGGCAGCAGGATGCCTTTGGTCAGGTTGTGGCGTGGCTAAAGGCGATAGGCTTCGATCCGCAGGCTGGATGA
- a CDS encoding type IV toxin-antitoxin system AbiEi family antitoxin has product MNAEREAARSLELFLANLPNVEIEEILRDDPSNSDKGIDIRVEGRFADRPLHLAVDVKSSGQPRIVRDAARQLRTYLRDAHSDAIPIVMAPYLSPQARDVCKDERVGYLDFMGNALIAFDSVYIEREVPGRPETERRVLRSLYQPKSARILRRLLAEPGRNWRTVELAEAAQVSVGLVSNVGSVLRERGWADQTDAGLLLSAPGDLLDSWAENYRPPQGEEFRRHTTLHGSRLAERLRGLDALDGKVALASFSAAEWLSPFARHPNHYFYADEAGLAALDQLLATTEAPKGANVIIVVPEEEGVLDDAIPVGEGRIATSPVQTYLDLMQGGDRGQEAAAHLRQKLLHRAS; this is encoded by the coding sequence GTGAACGCAGAGCGCGAAGCCGCCCGTAGCCTCGAGTTGTTCCTGGCGAATCTCCCCAATGTTGAGATTGAGGAGATTCTACGCGACGATCCAAGCAATAGCGACAAAGGCATCGACATACGTGTCGAGGGCCGCTTCGCAGATAGGCCACTCCATCTCGCGGTGGACGTGAAAAGCAGTGGCCAGCCGAGGATCGTGAGGGACGCGGCCCGTCAACTGCGTACTTACCTTCGGGACGCGCATAGCGATGCCATACCGATCGTCATGGCGCCCTACTTGTCGCCTCAAGCCCGTGACGTTTGCAAGGATGAGCGGGTTGGATATCTCGATTTCATGGGTAATGCGCTGATCGCATTCGATAGCGTGTATATCGAGCGCGAAGTTCCAGGGCGTCCAGAAACGGAGCGGCGGGTGTTGCGGTCGCTTTACCAGCCCAAATCGGCGCGCATTTTGCGTCGACTGCTGGCCGAGCCTGGCCGGAATTGGCGAACGGTGGAACTTGCTGAGGCCGCCCAGGTGAGCGTCGGTCTGGTCAGCAATGTCGGCTCTGTACTGCGGGAAAGAGGATGGGCCGACCAGACCGATGCCGGCCTGCTTCTGAGCGCGCCTGGGGATCTGCTCGACAGCTGGGCGGAAAATTACCGGCCGCCCCAGGGCGAGGAATTCAGGCGCCATACCACCCTCCACGGCAGTAGATTGGCTGAGCGACTGCGAGGTCTCGACGCGCTCGACGGCAAGGTGGCGCTCGCCTCATTCTCGGCGGCTGAATGGCTGTCTCCCTTTGCCCGTCATCCCAATCATTACTTCTACGCCGATGAGGCGGGCCTGGCCGCGCTGGACCAACTTCTCGCAACGACCGAGGCGCCAAAGGGTGCGAACGTCATCATCGTCGTCCCGGAAGAAGAAGGGGTTCTGGATGATGCCATACCGGTGGGCGAAGGACGGATTGCAACCAGTCCTGTGCAAACCTATCTAGATTTGATGCAAGGTGGGGATCGCGGGCAAGAAGCCGCTGCCCATCTTCGGCAAAAGCTCCTACATCGGGCTTCATGA
- a CDS encoding alpha/beta hydrolase — MIGAACSPLLTFDMLVPKDDGGVKVASDISYGEGTRQKLDIYAPRHAAAEARLPIILFFYGGSWASGTRNGYAFVGRALAAQGFLVIIPDYRVGPANLYPDFVKDGASVIRWIVAHGREHGGEPTNIVVSGHSAGAYIAAMLAVDDRWLGKDRIAIKGLVGIAGPYDFAPFDVPASKAAFGAWPKPADTQPVRWAGAGDPPTLLLIGGSDVTVRARNSEALAAKLRAGGVAVQVKRYPGIGHIGMVTAMARPFRYRASIITDTVKFAQRVTGVN; from the coding sequence ATGATCGGCGCGGCGTGCTCGCCTCTGCTGACATTCGACATGCTGGTTCCCAAGGATGACGGCGGCGTCAAAGTGGCGAGCGACATTTCCTATGGCGAGGGAACACGGCAAAAGCTGGACATATATGCGCCGCGTCACGCTGCAGCGGAAGCGAGGCTGCCGATCATCCTGTTCTTCTATGGTGGCTCCTGGGCCAGTGGCACGCGAAATGGCTACGCCTTTGTCGGCCGAGCATTGGCTGCACAGGGGTTTCTGGTCATCATCCCCGACTATCGGGTCGGTCCCGCCAATCTCTATCCCGACTTTGTAAAGGATGGTGCCAGCGTCATTCGATGGATTGTTGCTCATGGAAGGGAACATGGCGGCGAACCGACCAATATTGTGGTCAGCGGTCATTCGGCGGGCGCCTACATTGCTGCAATGCTAGCGGTCGACGACCGCTGGCTTGGCAAGGATAGAATCGCGATCAAGGGGCTAGTCGGGATCGCCGGCCCTTATGATTTTGCGCCATTCGACGTTCCTGCAAGCAAGGCAGCCTTCGGCGCATGGCCCAAACCTGCCGACACGCAGCCTGTACGCTGGGCAGGCGCAGGTGATCCTCCTACACTGCTTCTGATCGGCGGTTCAGATGTAACCGTGCGCGCGCGCAACAGCGAGGCCCTCGCCGCAAAGCTGCGAGCTGGCGGCGTCGCGGTCCAGGTCAAGCGCTATCCCGGCATCGGTCATATCGGCATGGTGACAGCAATGGCCCGTCCGTTTCGTTACCGCGCCAGCATTATCACTGACACGGTAAAGTTTGCGCAGCGGGTCACTGGCGTTAACTGA
- a CDS encoding DUF6771 family protein: MDENMTAMILRVIERAPQWLRHDLESKDTSARRRAEETLAAMIADALANQTGTCSQG, encoded by the coding sequence ATGGATGAGAATATGACCGCCATGATTCTACGCGTTATTGAGCGCGCTCCGCAATGGTTGCGGCATGATCTGGAATCGAAGGACACCAGCGCGCGTCGTCGTGCGGAAGAAACCCTGGCCGCTATGATTGCCGACGCGCTTGCTAATCAGACCGGCACTTGCTCGCAGGGCTGA
- a CDS encoding relaxase/mobilization nuclease domain-containing protein, translated as MPFGEREDELWGVLKPVFRPRVFGDPNLAYAKHLFDQTGPYRAGGGAAATRADARAVLARVVRRAPEVLVKVTGRKKGAEHLGAHLAYIGRHGEVAVETRDGEVIADKGELQQIAQEWSEPLYWRERATVSAVAMVFSMPEGTDAETVRQAARETADRMVGDNHDYLMALHTDTPRPHVHLTVQAEGLDGRRFDPRREDLFRFREVFAEALRSRGVECEATPRWTRGQGRAGTSMALAQMREKIRQGVSRQPTEADMRQAREALAIAAGKATSPEFVVRAKERWVATRQKYEQAAEKFERSQDPRDQALAKELRSFLKDRTTIETVPDRVLKDALERVQRARVQKRDNSPERQSSGRSPPDRKR; from the coding sequence ATGCCCTTTGGCGAGCGCGAGGATGAACTGTGGGGCGTGCTGAAGCCGGTATTTCGTCCGCGCGTCTTCGGCGATCCGAACCTGGCTTATGCGAAGCATCTTTTCGATCAGACCGGTCCGTATCGGGCTGGCGGCGGCGCGGCTGCGACGCGGGCGGACGCTCGTGCGGTCCTGGCGCGGGTTGTCCGAAGGGCACCGGAGGTGCTGGTGAAGGTCACCGGACGCAAGAAGGGCGCCGAGCATCTGGGTGCTCATCTCGCCTATATCGGGCGGCACGGCGAGGTCGCTGTGGAGACGCGCGATGGCGAGGTGATTGCCGACAAGGGCGAGCTTCAGCAGATTGCGCAGGAATGGTCCGAGCCGCTCTACTGGCGGGAGCGGGCGACGGTGTCGGCGGTGGCGATGGTCTTTTCCATGCCGGAGGGCACCGATGCCGAGACAGTAAGGCAGGCGGCGCGGGAGACCGCCGATCGGATGGTTGGCGACAATCATGATTATCTGATGGCGCTGCACACCGACACGCCCCGGCCGCATGTGCATCTGACGGTGCAGGCCGAAGGGCTGGATGGTCGGCGCTTCGACCCGCGAAGGGAGGATCTCTTCAGATTTCGCGAAGTCTTTGCGGAGGCGCTGCGCAGCCGCGGTGTCGAATGCGAAGCGACGCCGCGTTGGACGCGGGGGCAGGGGAGGGCGGGGACCAGCATGGCTCTTGCCCAGATGCGTGAAAAGATCAGGCAGGGTGTGTCGCGGCAACCGACCGAGGCTGACATGCGACAGGCTCGCGAGGCCTTAGCCATCGCCGCTGGAAAGGCGACGTCGCCGGAATTCGTCGTGCGCGCGAAGGAGCGGTGGGTCGCGACGAGGCAGAAGTACGAGCAGGCTGCGGAAAAGTTCGAGCGGTCTCAAGATCCGCGTGATCAGGCCCTCGCGAAAGAACTTCGGTCGTTCCTGAAAGATCGAACGACCATCGAGACTGTGCCGGACCGGGTGCTGAAGGATGCGTTGGAACGCGTACAGCGCGCCCGGGTGCAGAAGCGCGACAATTCGCCGGAGAGACAATCTTCCGGTCGCTCACCGCCTGATCGAAAGCGATAG
- a CDS encoding ParB/RepB/Spo0J family partition protein, protein MDFGNFDIFAAKDEVGSQERVMSLDPQQIYADPNNVRRAIDQAEIDGLAETIAARGQLQPIIVAPADDDGRYMIQFGERRWRACLQLGRPVRAIVREVSDPDQLRMDQFIENDQREELSVRDMIAFVADQVAGGRSIADLARGTGRDRARLSRLHSLASAPDFIAARLDDLPIRGAVALMNAAANDEAGVRLFLDRAPVGSLTVADCEAFARRDTAARTLPETQERVSPAPVSAVPTHVAKAQKLSQDAPSIRPDRKQNEDARFIDIDGKRARLIEAVVCFEGEDQARTIRF, encoded by the coding sequence ATGGACTTTGGCAACTTCGACATCTTCGCAGCTAAGGACGAGGTCGGGAGCCAGGAGAGGGTGATGTCGCTCGATCCTCAGCAAATCTATGCCGACCCCAACAATGTGCGCCGCGCGATTGACCAGGCGGAGATTGATGGCCTGGCCGAGACCATCGCGGCGCGCGGCCAGCTACAACCGATCATTGTTGCACCGGCTGATGATGACGGTCGCTATATGATCCAGTTTGGAGAGCGCCGCTGGCGTGCCTGCCTTCAACTGGGTCGCCCGGTACGCGCGATCGTGCGGGAAGTGTCCGACCCCGATCAATTGCGCATGGATCAGTTCATAGAGAATGATCAGCGCGAAGAATTGTCGGTGCGCGACATGATCGCTTTTGTTGCCGATCAGGTGGCGGGCGGCAGAAGTATCGCTGACCTAGCCCGCGGCACTGGTCGCGATCGTGCGCGCCTTTCCCGGCTGCACAGCCTGGCGTCAGCGCCGGATTTTATCGCAGCTCGCCTGGACGATCTGCCCATCCGCGGTGCGGTGGCTTTGATGAACGCCGCAGCCAATGACGAGGCGGGGGTAAGGCTGTTCCTGGATCGGGCGCCGGTCGGCTCCCTGACGGTCGCCGATTGCGAAGCCTTCGCTCGCCGCGACACGGCAGCGCGAACGCTCCCGGAAACGCAGGAGCGCGTTTCCCCGGCGCCCGTTTCGGCCGTACCGACCCATGTGGCAAAGGCTCAGAAGCTATCACAAGATGCACCGTCCATTCGCCCGGATCGGAAGCAGAATGAAGACGCGCGGTTCATCGACATCGATGGAAAGCGCGCTCGCCTGATCGAAGCGGTGGTGTGTTTTGAAGGTGAAGACCAGGCACGCACCATTCGATTTTAA
- a CDS encoding ParA family protein, with protein sequence MKTIAVNIEKGGAGKTTIACHLAWHLADAGHRVLVLDLDRQCNASTALRDFAQLGSCKQLFENGFQTPVGEGRAIYSNRMTGEYDADYGKALAAFRANFPALSEAYDYCVIDTPPAWSWINFAALMVCDDLIVPVELGPFGPDSTKQLSNSIQTVNQKGRRTPIRIAGLVANRVKANDRNQLAMLDELKAKIGRNLFATHLPDRAHYSQAVQAGVPVWRFDKDVRTSLPPMRAFLEEAMERIKS encoded by the coding sequence ATGAAAACGATCGCCGTGAACATCGAGAAGGGCGGGGCGGGCAAGACCACCATCGCCTGCCATCTCGCCTGGCACCTTGCCGATGCTGGCCATCGTGTTCTGGTGCTCGACCTCGATCGGCAATGTAATGCCTCAACAGCGCTGCGCGATTTTGCGCAGCTGGGATCGTGCAAGCAGCTTTTCGAGAATGGCTTCCAGACGCCGGTCGGGGAGGGACGTGCGATCTACTCCAACCGTATGACCGGCGAGTATGATGCCGACTATGGGAAAGCCCTTGCCGCATTCCGCGCCAATTTCCCCGCGCTGTCGGAGGCTTATGATTATTGCGTCATCGATACGCCGCCCGCCTGGAGCTGGATCAACTTCGCTGCGCTGATGGTCTGCGATGATCTGATCGTGCCGGTGGAGCTGGGGCCGTTCGGGCCAGACTCCACCAAACAGCTTTCCAATTCGATCCAGACCGTCAATCAGAAGGGACGCCGAACCCCGATCCGGATTGCGGGGCTGGTCGCCAACCGGGTGAAGGCCAACGATCGTAATCAGCTCGCGATGCTGGATGAACTCAAAGCCAAGATCGGGCGCAATCTGTTTGCGACCCATCTTCCTGACCGGGCGCATTATAGTCAGGCGGTTCAGGCCGGGGTTCCGGTTTGGCGGTTCGACAAGGATGTTCGCACCTCCCTTCCCCCGATGCGTGCCTTTCTTGAAGAGGCGATGGAGAGGATCAAAAGCTGA
- a CDS encoding single-stranded DNA-binding protein produces MQNIAEFRIIGRIGKIAELDKVTKVSVAANYNRQDNGEWITDTHWNEVTLFGRLIERAAKAEKGDMVHIAGRVRQNSYDAPEGKRYTVELIADGFAILAKANDAELASS; encoded by the coding sequence GTGCAGAACATCGCTGAATTTCGCATCATCGGCCGCATCGGAAAGATTGCGGAGCTCGACAAGGTCACCAAGGTCTCTGTCGCCGCAAACTACAACCGCCAGGATAATGGCGAGTGGATCACCGACACCCACTGGAATGAGGTGACGCTCTTCGGTCGGCTGATCGAACGCGCCGCCAAGGCCGAGAAGGGTGACATGGTTCACATCGCGGGCCGGGTCCGCCAAAATTCCTACGACGCCCCCGAAGGCAAGCGGTACACGGTCGAACTCATCGCAGACGGCTTTGCTATCCTGGCCAAGGCGAACGACGCCGAACTGGCCAGCAGCTAG